A genomic window from Pecten maximus chromosome 2, xPecMax1.1, whole genome shotgun sequence includes:
- the LOC117314960 gene encoding protein lifeguard 3-like, with translation MATHPSAPPPSYDMVSGTDPNKKGGYTYGGYGQGGVAPNPAGYPPNQGYYPPPNQPQPSTVNWGAQDAGHSNTTRDTPSEVSFPMGDMSSFSDKNIRMNFIKKVYLILMVQLLFTFGCAAVFSLVDDIRLWVQGDGRICYYVSYATFIVTYFVLVCVPSVRRKTPGNYICLGIFTLVFSYMVGTISSFYDTYSVLIAAGITALVCLSISLFAIQTKIDFTMCSGLLFVLVMVLFFFGWSVLIVYYTVGFNYILHCVYAGVAALVFSLFLVYDTQMIVGGRKHELSPEEYIYGALQLYIDVVYIFLIILSLFGKSN, from the exons ATGGCGACGCACCCCTCAGCACCTCCCCCATCCTATGATATGGTGTCAGGAACAGATCCCAATAAAAAAGGGGGTTATACATATG GTGGATATGGACAGGGAGGAGTGGCGCCTAATCCAGCTGGCTATCCACCAAATCAGGGTTACTACCCACCGCCAAACCAACCACAGCCAAGCACTGTAAATTGGGGGGCTCAAGATGCCGGACATTCCAACACCACCCGAGACACACCTTCAGAAGTTTCTTTTCCAATGGGAGACATGTCATCTTTTTCTGACAAAAATATTCGAATGAATTTCATCAAAAAG GTGTACCTGATTCTTATGGTCCAGCTCCTCTTTACATTTGGATGCGCTGCAGTGTTTTCATTAGT agATGACATTAGACTTTGGGTCCAAGGAGATGGTCGCATATGTTACTATGTGTCATA TGCCACATTCATAGTCACATACTTTGTCCTGGTTTGTGTGCCATCTGTGCGCAGGAAGACCCCTGGGAACTACATTTGTTTGGGTATCTTT ACACTGGTATTTTCCTACATGGTTGGCACAATCAGCAG CTTCTAtgacacatacagtgtattgataGCAGCAGGAATTACCGCTCTTGTCTGTCTCTCGATATCCCTGTTTGCCATTCAAACCAAG ATTGACTTCACCATGTGTTCTGGCTTGCTGTTTGTCCTCGTCATGGTCCTGTTCTTCTTTGGCTGGTCTGTTCTGATAGTGTATTACACTGTCGGGTTTAATTAT ATTCTCCATTGTGTCTATGCTGGGGTAGCTGCACTTGTTTTCAGTTTG TtcctggtgtatgatacacagATGATCGTTGGAGGCCGCAAGCATGAACTGAGTCCAGAGGAATACATTTATGGTGCTCTACAGCTCTACATcgatgttgtttatattttcctGATCATCCTTTCCTTATTTGGAAAATCCAACTAG